Within Paenibacillus sabinae T27, the genomic segment TGATCATCGAACCGAGCGAAGCTCTCGGTGCTTGTACACCAAGTCCAAGGAAGCTCAGGAATGCTTCCGCGAAGATCGCATTCGGAACGGACAGCGTAATGGTTACAATAATGGGTCCAACCGCATTAGGAAGAAGATGCTTGAACAAAAGGCGGCCGCTACCTGCCCCCATTGAGCGGGAGGCCAGAACGAACTCGCGGTTCTTAAGCTGCATAATTTCCCCGCGCACAATCCAGGACATGTTGATCCAGCCTGTAATCGTGAGCGCCAGAATAATCGTCCACAAGCTTGGCTCCAGTACAACCAGAAGCAAAATAACAACGAGCAGGTATGGAATGGAATACAGAACTTCAGAAATTTTGTTCATAATGCTGTCCGTACGTCCGCCAAAGAATCCCATGATTCCACCGTAAATGACACCGATCAGAAGGTCAATTAGGGCTGCGGCCAGACCTACAATCAAGGAAATACGCGCGCCGTACCAGGTGCGGACGAACATGTCGCGGCCCAGGTCATCGGTTCCGAACCAATGTGCTCCAGACGGCGGCTGGTTGGTATTCAGCAAATCATTCGAATCATACGTATAAGGTGTTAAATGCGGGCCGATAATGGCACCTATAATAATTAATACAAGCAGGCCCAACGATACCATAGCCGCCTTGTTCTGGCGCAGACGGTACCAAGCATCCTGCCAAGCCGACAGACTTTCCCGTTCAATAACTTCCGCCTGCTTCTCATCCACGCCAATCTTACGGAAATCTTCGGGCTGCAGATTAACGCCCGGCGGAACCATATGTTGTTCTACTGCCACTCCTTAGCCCTC encodes:
- a CDS encoding ABC transporter permease; amino-acid sequence: MVPPGVNLQPEDFRKIGVDEKQAEVIERESLSAWQDAWYRLRQNKAAMVSLGLLVLIIIGAIIGPHLTPYTYDSNDLLNTNQPPSGAHWFGTDDLGRDMFVRTWYGARISLIVGLAAALIDLLIGVIYGGIMGFFGGRTDSIMNKISEVLYSIPYLLVVILLLVVLEPSLWTIILALTITGWINMSWIVRGEIMQLKNREFVLASRSMGAGSGRLLFKHLLPNAVGPIIVTITLSVPNAIFAEAFLSFLGLGVQAPRASLGSMISDALTGWLAFPWRMLFPAILISITMLAFNIFGDGLRDALDPKLKK